One region of Chryseobacterium sp. C-71 genomic DNA includes:
- the ccsA gene encoding cytochrome c biogenesis protein, whose amino-acid sequence MKKIQDILISTRTMAVLLLVYAFSMAYATFLENDYGTPAAKALIYEAKWFELIMVLLILNFIGNIARYRLWKREKWPVLVFHLSFILIFIGGAITRYISFEGQMTIREGETSNEIVTDKHFFKIQIENKGDVLNYQDVPYLMSPLHKDFNATYDFHGQEIKVKTLDYVQRKKDSLVADQNGAEYLHLVSTAETGRQNIYIKSGETKSINGTLVTFNRAIDGAVEFKKENGQIFIKTPVDANFMTMATQATGTTVKDQFQPLVLRSLYNINELKLVFPEPLRKGKLIAFEGDKKKDQNVPDAMTIELQGPKTKQIVELSVERGNPNAYKQVTMDGLNIMVGFGPKIYNTPFAIKLDDFVMETYPGSSSPSAYESHVKVIDEGKQTPYKIYMNNILDYKGYRFFQASYTPDRMGTLLSVNHDYWGTLISYIGYTFLFGGMFVMFFWKGTHFWKLNKMLKDINKKRAATVVLLFLSLTLSAQKIEMHGTDDGSGTHVHKEGDGHTHEVAPQAAQPQGNQQNSLASPLTKMKIISPDEIISKNKISKEHADKFGYLLVQNYEGRIVPINTQALDILRKLYQKDKFKGTEGKYLTAEQWFLSINTDTPSWTMVPLIKVDAKGGKALLKRVKANEDGYTTLMNLFPSDANGNLTYILDEEYNTAFRKKPALQSEYDKEIIKLNEKVQIFNEFFSGQFMRIVPVKNDPNHTWHSWLDQKMEPDMESQKVMGPYFAEALQAQKTGDWSKADAELKKLSDYQQKWGKAVVPSKSKVDLEVFINKANINFFLLIFYTIIGGLVFVLGFVELFKPTKILNKIIKGIIYIGLVGYIVHFLGLIARWYISGHAPWSNGYEAIIFISWIGVSAGMMFYFGFGNPKLKQQDSEKKLSTKNHSNALIPAAGFMVAVIMMGFAHGAVALNPQITPLAPVLKSYWLVVHVAIIVSSYGFFALSMIIAVITLIFYIITDKKQFQLHNDSTLKELAIVSEMSLTIGLFALTVGNFLGGIWANESWGRYWSWDPKETWAFISIMVYAFVLHMRLVPGLRSRWAFSVATMFAFCSMVMTYFGVNYYLSGLHSYAAGDPVPIPAWVYIGLAAMFTLALVSYFKFIALKKK is encoded by the coding sequence ATGAAGAAGATCCAAGATATTCTTATTTCAACCAGAACAATGGCAGTACTATTGCTGGTTTACGCATTTTCGATGGCTTATGCGACGTTCCTAGAAAACGACTACGGAACACCTGCTGCAAAAGCTTTAATTTATGAAGCTAAATGGTTTGAACTGATTATGGTTCTTCTTATTTTGAATTTCATCGGAAACATTGCACGATATCGTCTGTGGAAAAGAGAAAAATGGCCGGTTTTGGTTTTCCACCTTTCTTTTATTTTGATTTTTATCGGTGGTGCCATTACAAGATACATCAGTTTTGAAGGGCAAATGACCATCAGAGAAGGTGAAACTTCAAACGAAATTGTAACAGACAAACATTTCTTTAAAATTCAGATTGAAAATAAAGGCGATGTACTGAATTATCAGGATGTTCCTTATCTAATGTCACCATTACACAAAGACTTTAATGCAACATATGATTTCCACGGACAGGAAATTAAAGTGAAAACTTTGGATTATGTTCAAAGAAAAAAGGATAGTTTAGTTGCTGATCAAAACGGTGCAGAATATCTTCATTTAGTTTCTACAGCTGAAACGGGAAGACAGAACATTTACATCAAATCCGGAGAAACAAAATCAATCAACGGAACTTTGGTAACGTTCAACAGAGCTATTGATGGTGCAGTTGAATTTAAAAAAGAAAACGGACAGATTTTTATTAAAACTCCTGTTGATGCCAACTTTATGACAATGGCAACTCAGGCTACAGGGACAACTGTAAAAGATCAGTTTCAACCTTTGGTTTTAAGAAGTTTGTATAATATTAATGAACTAAAATTAGTTTTTCCTGAACCTCTTAGAAAAGGAAAATTAATAGCATTTGAAGGAGATAAAAAGAAAGACCAGAACGTTCCCGATGCAATGACTATCGAACTTCAAGGTCCGAAAACAAAACAAATCGTAGAACTTTCTGTGGAAAGAGGAAATCCAAACGCTTACAAACAAGTGACCATGGATGGATTGAATATTATGGTTGGTTTTGGTCCTAAGATCTACAACACACCTTTTGCAATAAAATTAGATGATTTCGTGATGGAAACTTACCCTGGAAGTTCATCTCCCAGTGCATATGAAAGTCACGTAAAAGTAATTGACGAAGGAAAACAGACACCCTATAAAATTTACATGAATAATATCCTTGACTATAAAGGTTACCGTTTTTTCCAGGCAAGCTATACGCCGGATAGAATGGGAACTTTGCTTTCTGTAAACCATGATTACTGGGGAACTTTAATCTCTTATATTGGTTATACATTCTTATTTGGAGGGATGTTTGTGATGTTTTTCTGGAAAGGAACACATTTCTGGAAACTTAATAAAATGCTGAAAGACATTAATAAGAAAAGAGCAGCAACAGTTGTTTTATTATTCTTGAGCTTAACATTAAGCGCTCAGAAAATTGAAATGCATGGAACAGACGACGGAAGTGGCACCCATGTACACAAAGAAGGAGATGGCCATACCCATGAAGTAGCTCCTCAAGCAGCTCAGCCACAAGGAAATCAACAGAATTCTTTAGCTTCTCCTTTGACGAAGATGAAAATAATTTCGCCGGATGAGATTATTTCGAAAAATAAAATTAGTAAAGAGCACGCAGACAAGTTTGGCTATCTTTTGGTGCAGAATTACGAGGGGAGAATTGTTCCAATTAATACACAGGCTTTAGATATTTTAAGAAAACTTTACCAAAAAGATAAATTTAAAGGAACTGAAGGAAAATATTTGACAGCTGAACAATGGTTTTTGTCAATTAATACAGATACACCAAGCTGGACGATGGTTCCTCTTATAAAAGTAGATGCGAAAGGAGGGAAAGCTCTTTTAAAACGCGTAAAGGCAAATGAAGATGGTTATACAACTTTGATGAATTTATTTCCATCGGATGCTAACGGAAATCTAACTTATATTTTAGATGAAGAATATAACACAGCATTCCGTAAAAAACCGGCATTACAATCGGAGTATGACAAGGAGATTATTAAATTAAACGAAAAAGTTCAGATTTTCAATGAGTTTTTCAGCGGACAATTCATGAGAATCGTTCCTGTGAAAAATGACCCGAATCATACTTGGCATTCTTGGCTTGACCAAAAAATGGAACCGGATATGGAATCTCAGAAAGTAATGGGACCATATTTCGCAGAAGCGCTTCAGGCTCAGAAAACAGGAGATTGGAGCAAAGCAGATGCTGAATTAAAAAAATTGTCAGACTATCAGCAGAAGTGGGGTAAAGCGGTCGTTCCTTCAAAATCAAAAGTAGATTTAGAAGTTTTTATCAATAAAGCAAACATCAACTTTTTCTTATTAATTTTCTACACCATCATTGGCGGATTAGTTTTTGTTTTAGGTTTTGTGGAATTATTTAAGCCCACCAAAATTCTTAACAAAATAATCAAAGGAATTATTTATATCGGACTTGTAGGTTACATTGTTCACTTTTTAGGACTTATTGCAAGATGGTATATTTCTGGCCACGCTCCTTGGAGTAACGGCTATGAAGCAATTATTTTCATTTCATGGATAGGAGTTTCTGCAGGGATGATGTTCTATTTCGGATTCGGAAATCCAAAATTGAAACAACAAGATTCTGAAAAGAAATTGTCAACTAAAAACCATTCTAATGCATTAATTCCGGCAGCAGGATTTATGGTTGCGGTAATTATGATGGGCTTTGCTCATGGAGCAGTAGCACTTAACCCGCAGATTACACCATTGGCACCAGTTCTTAAATCTTATTGGTTAGTTGTGCATGTTGCCATTATTGTATCAAGCTACGGTTTCTTCGCATTGTCGATGATTATTGCCGTAATTACACTGATATTCTATATTATTACAGATAAAAAACAGTTCCAATTGCATAATGATTCTACATTAAAAGAATTGGCAATTGTATCTGAAATGTCTTTAACAATCGGACTTTTTGCATTAACAGTAGGAAACTTCTTAGGTGGAATCTGGGCCAATGAATCTTGGGGAAGATACTGGAGCTGGGATCCAAAAGAAACTTGGGCATTTATTTCAATTATGGTGTATGCATTTGTTTTACATATGAGGTTGGTTCCGGGATTGAGAAGCAGATGGGCATTCAGCGTAGCAACAATGTTTGCTTTCTGCTCAATGGTTATGACGTATTTCGGAGTAAATTATTACTTGAGTGGACTTCACTCTTATGCAGCAGGTGATCCTGTTCCAATTCCGGCTTGGGTATATATAGGCCTAGCAGCCATGTTTACTTTAGCATTAGTGTCTTACTTTAAATTTATTGCTTTAAAGAAAAAGTAA